The following are encoded in a window of Methanobrevibacter ruminantium M1 genomic DNA:
- a CDS encoding Ig-like domain repeat protein has translation MKNKAMFLISALLIAVILSLSAVSAADDAIAADIDDIDDSIEVSSVDLSADTEDISYTDVSFNTSKDKNTLSSNIVEEGDGSWYVDSKVETTGDGSQSSPYKTIKEAFDASGGNGTIYLASGVYNTTNDRSFSLALDSGNNLSIIGAGSDETLIDLLSLSNNFINVRNGNNFYLSNVKLIRSGTTAISGANITIEDSVFANSYYYGGAPILSLGGGDNTIRNCVFVNNSAGSWYGSGVAILNGNANVLFDNCLFKNNTNTNGGSVFYTTSSNIKLTLNNCNVTECPVAFYASYFGNVVFNNSYFYNNDVTRLNNRYCAVFYSTDPGNLTIDYCKFENNTGVDSASIISAYSSNRPLNLTVTNSEFIDNKMGKNSYGYYTVFNNIYMGSWGGNLYLKNNTGSFGNLSFVSISSANINSEINLIVLDNTTYDINAIEINVIGTLTDDMGNPINMSGFDLYFNDTLVGSQLTFDSGVNNYTFKEALSGSYLVKYVYNSTANFTNFNQKTSVMNISPLENIDVYVATDGSDETGDGTEANPYATVEKALDVASTALNANVYIKAGTYKYYRYRAIDTANGILNIIGYDGDVTIDMNNETAFCNVSNRSNVFISNVDFVNGYSQYLVDNYGIINSFGNLILSECKFSDNNGYYYIISGQSTIDSCTFENNKFQQQNSARILFNPAYVNNVTFYNITAIGFSANSLNQKYDLTIENCKFYDNARILISNGNVTIRSSEFANLSNQRALETQGVVVLSIDDCTFKDSDQSVIYLYDYASTTIANISNSKFINITHENPVYVGNGQEIYLENNEVSDLAAPYVYIRSGYVASPITILVLNNETIEQESYGATLKAKVLDDSENAISLNSFVFDFNDEQINGKLVYDEMVAKSMGIYDGTYLVSASSTNLLNPILKTGVLIITPLMNKELYVSTGGSDETGDGTEVNPYATLKKAMDEAVAFNNTIHVAEGVYAIDTALEIDTNTAIVNIVGSGENTVFDMNNEINFINTISANSIIELKDLTLANAKSPANAKGGFITNLGNLTVNNVNFINSTANNGAAIRSSGNLSVTDSYFENTVASSNGGAIWSNGGNNYVLNSIFNKTSASNYGGALYSRNYLYIKDNTFIDTSASAAKNIYVQSKVEGGVVLTVMDNSTWTISTSSVTFNATLTDENNDPIYASNIPVSFYLDGIKVASSSINGEKVTANANLKMNGEHIASASLGTAEDITVKTATVSFVNDAVAHDVYVSANGDDETGNGTQENPYAHISKALTVVESLNGVIHIMTNLTNVPVNSIDGFYNLTIMGENNEIFIKNSTSGFVMLNSGSLNLLNLRFTEANYPTYFIFTRAGSSLSLENCSYENVYYPKDGYYPVFIDSSSDFLSLKNCKVINNVFNLSDLSSGVIRSKSNTTFEDCVFANNSYTNRNGALGGNFLLFSNNQKVFLKNCIFDNNTARLLNFQSTSVVDNCSFTENNGTLITASYPINITNNNFTSNDLVSSLIGVSGNAEITNNIVKENTASAFVFASGSAIVNIHDNTLNLGDMPYVNLTGNTKITGSTFTLTVNDNDTYEIEGLNLAFNASLVDADGNIIYGPLVYFTLNGSDIISANLVPIAIANTKFGGEGEFIASARTDAMYDSSEWTIKTSVFNIKQIAEKIIYVDILGSDETGDGSEENPYASLERAVQDAGGLNNIIYIQPGEYDNMTLGSQYVLIDDQTLSIIGLSNEVDKVIIKNLDNTFADIAYEYGKYSNDQFTLANIEFVDSSLSTDLIRTNYVNAVLVENVVFDNITVSNLIRGDSTNLVLINSTINAISSSCVLNTENITVLDSVISNAYGYRIFTIGARHAADLTIYNSALINNSYIGALIYEQWTSTKTLENNWWGYNTTEDDLMAFTNVEITNWIVAEVTPSSDSINIGDNVQFDILLKLNDGSELTDVLPTRIVTAIAENTEFDEDEVEIIDNQATITGTVTGTGDITITIDEQDFVFPVNGYVAYLTVDNLAVNVGDPINVCVLLQDEFGPLAGELVTIWVNEVEYNDTTNDDGMAIFEIDGLEKGNYIVTASFAGDELYDGTSAVGLIMVSDAILSIDIPAVDYGSPITIYATVEDSEGNPLSGLVIATLDGVDCNIYVDAGEGSITIPNELFAGEYLVTAKLLGENNAMDTALLVVNPIEAELIVSIDNITYNNPVEVELSSEYALDGIVILTIDGVDYAIEIEDGEAIALLPILLDSKDYEVTAKFIGENFDVEDATTSFTVEAIETALTLELENSTITYGDFAIVKVSLVDELGNPMDGIVTLTVGDQTGSLAVVNGEGTVSVPYLAAGNYTVTAKFEGSANFIYDEDSASLEVTADDNVQFDMDVIGNSLVISLVDGNDNPMDATVTVTIDGESQDVTVENGIGFVYDLEAGDHTVSLDYDGDADHASASMEDEVTILPDPVVPVSANATIELAVVGDYVEVTLKDLDGNPIAGADLEADLNNFLLSTVTTDDDGKALVDLYGEPNFNFTVTVVYTDDLGSSVSASLNNIYVENETTVIIYENVTVPVTANGSMSVEASEDAITATLTDSDGKPLANATVTAVIDGVETNFTTDESGKLTVPIDENSTVELSYTDDNGASVTYTTKVVTNEVPVPVPVPVPVTVNGTIALATEDGKSIVATLTDSDGKAIADAELTISVNGQESTVKTDANGKATVDVEGNTTVVATYKDANNLTATGYMNLVVIVNETIINETIIVIPNRTETVIDYQNMTTTVVASADGRIGEYFTVVLRDDKGNALADKPIKIGFNGRVYDRVTDENGSAKLQINLGYKGTYTFAIGFLGDDNYTGAFEVAKITVNLQTPKLSTSSKTYKASAKTKALTATLKTVNGNGISNKKISFTVNGKTYSGTTNDKGVATVKVSLSTKGTYSFTAKFAGDDQFAKVTANGKLTIK, from the coding sequence ATGAAAAACAAGGCAATGTTTTTAATATCTGCATTATTGATAGCAGTTATTCTATCTCTCAGTGCTGTAAGTGCTGCAGATGATGCTATTGCTGCAGATATTGATGACATTGACGATTCAATCGAAGTATCTTCTGTAGATCTCTCTGCAGACACAGAGGATATAAGCTATACGGACGTCTCTTTTAATACAAGCAAGGATAAGAATACATTATCCTCAAATATTGTAGAGGAGGGAGATGGTTCATGGTATGTAGACAGTAAGGTTGAAACCACTGGTGATGGTAGTCAATCAAGCCCATATAAGACCATAAAAGAAGCATTTGATGCGTCTGGTGGTAATGGTACTATCTATTTGGCAAGCGGTGTATATAACACCACCAATGATAGGAGTTTTTCATTGGCTTTGGATTCAGGTAATAATCTGTCCATTATTGGTGCTGGCAGCGATGAGACATTAATTGATTTATTATCTCTTTCAAATAATTTTATAAACGTTAGAAATGGAAATAACTTCTATTTGTCTAATGTGAAGCTTATACGTTCTGGAACTACTGCAATTAGTGGAGCCAACATAACTATAGAGGACTCCGTATTTGCCAATTCTTATTATTACGGCGGAGCACCGATTTTGTCTTTAGGTGGCGGTGACAACACTATAAGAAATTGTGTGTTTGTTAACAATTCCGCTGGAAGCTGGTATGGGTCAGGTGTTGCAATTTTAAATGGAAATGCAAATGTATTATTTGACAATTGTCTATTTAAGAATAATACCAACACTAACGGAGGTTCAGTATTCTATACCACTTCATCTAATATCAAGTTGACTTTAAACAATTGTAATGTTACAGAATGTCCTGTAGCTTTCTATGCTTCCTATTTTGGAAATGTGGTATTTAACAATTCATATTTCTATAATAATGATGTGACACGTTTAAACAATAGGTATTGTGCCGTTTTCTATTCAACCGATCCAGGTAATCTAACTATAGATTACTGTAAATTTGAAAACAATACAGGAGTCGATAGTGCTTCTATCATTAGCGCTTATAGCAGTAACCGACCTTTAAATTTAACCGTCACTAATTCTGAGTTCATTGACAATAAGATGGGTAAGAATAGTTATGGCTATTATACTGTCTTCAATAATATCTATATGGGTTCTTGGGGAGGTAATTTATATTTAAAAAACAACACTGGTTCATTTGGAAATTTATCATTTGTTTCAATTAGCTCTGCAAACATTAATTCAGAGATTAATTTGATTGTTCTAGATAATACAACATATGACATTAATGCAATTGAAATAAATGTTATCGGAACTTTAACTGATGATATGGGAAACCCTATTAATATGAGCGGTTTCGATTTATACTTTAACGACACTTTAGTTGGTTCTCAATTAACTTTTGACTCTGGTGTGAATAATTACACATTCAAGGAAGCATTAAGCGGTTCCTATCTTGTGAAATATGTCTATAACTCCACAGCTAATTTCACTAACTTCAATCAAAAGACTTCAGTTATGAACATATCTCCATTGGAAAACATTGATGTATATGTTGCAACTGACGGATCTGATGAAACAGGTGATGGAACAGAGGCAAATCCATATGCGACAGTTGAAAAGGCATTGGATGTTGCTTCAACTGCATTGAATGCAAATGTCTATATTAAAGCTGGAACATACAAATACTATAGATACAGAGCAATAGACACTGCAAATGGTATTTTAAACATTATTGGCTATGACGGTGACGTGACTATTGATATGAATAATGAAACCGCATTTTGTAATGTTTCAAACAGGTCTAATGTATTTATTTCCAATGTAGACTTTGTAAATGGATATTCCCAATATCTTGTAGATAATTATGGAATTATCAACTCCTTTGGTAATTTAATTCTTAGTGAATGTAAATTTAGTGATAATAATGGTTATTATTATATAATTTCTGGTCAATCAACAATTGATTCATGTACATTTGAAAATAATAAGTTCCAACAACAAAATTCTGCTAGGATTTTATTCAATCCAGCATATGTTAACAATGTAACTTTCTATAACATCACTGCCATCGGATTCAGTGCCAATAGCTTGAATCAAAAATATGACTTGACTATAGAAAATTGTAAGTTCTATGATAATGCCAGGATATTAATTTCAAACGGTAATGTGACTATAAGATCTTCTGAATTTGCAAATCTTTCTAATCAGAGAGCATTGGAAACTCAAGGTGTAGTTGTCTTGTCAATAGATGATTGTACCTTTAAAGATTCAGATCAATCAGTAATTTACTTATATGATTATGCCTCCACTACTATTGCAAACATAAGCAATTCCAAATTTATCAATATCACTCACGAAAATCCTGTTTATGTGGGCAATGGTCAGGAAATATATTTAGAGAATAATGAGGTTTCAGATTTGGCTGCTCCTTATGTTTATATAAGAAGCGGTTATGTTGCAAGCCCTATAACCATTTTGGTTTTAAATAATGAAACCATTGAACAGGAAAGCTATGGTGCTACTTTAAAGGCAAAAGTATTGGATGATAGCGAAAATGCAATTTCATTAAATAGTTTCGTATTTGATTTCAATGACGAACAAATCAACGGAAAATTGGTATATGATGAAATGGTAGCTAAATCCATGGGCATTTATGATGGCACTTATTTGGTTAGTGCAAGTTCCACAAATCTTTTAAACCCAATTCTTAAAACAGGTGTTTTAATCATCACTCCATTAATGAATAAAGAGTTATATGTTTCAACTGGAGGATCAGATGAAACAGGTGATGGAACCGAGGTAAATCCATATGCTACACTTAAAAAAGCAATGGATGAAGCTGTCGCATTTAATAACACTATCCATGTAGCAGAAGGAGTATATGCTATTGACACTGCATTGGAAATCGACACCAACACTGCAATTGTAAATATTGTGGGAAGTGGTGAAAATACAGTATTTGACATGAATAATGAAATTAACTTTATAAATACCATTTCTGCAAATTCCATCATTGAATTAAAAGATTTAACACTTGCAAACGCTAAGTCCCCTGCAAATGCAAAAGGAGGATTTATAACCAACTTAGGTAATTTAACTGTAAACAACGTTAATTTCATCAATTCCACTGCTAATAATGGTGCTGCCATTAGAAGCAGCGGTAATTTATCTGTAACTGATTCATACTTCGAAAATACTGTTGCATCAAGTAATGGTGGTGCCATTTGGAGTAATGGCGGAAATAATTATGTATTGAATTCTATTTTTAATAAGACAAGCGCATCAAATTATGGAGGTGCCCTTTATAGCAGAAATTATCTTTACATTAAAGATAACACTTTCATAGATACAAGTGCAAGTGCAGCGAAAAATATATATGTTCAATCTAAAGTTGAGGGAGGAGTTGTTTTAACAGTTATGGATAATTCTACTTGGACTATAAGTACCAGTTCAGTAACTTTCAATGCAACTTTAACTGATGAAAATAATGACCCTATTTATGCATCAAACATTCCAGTATCATTCTATTTGGATGGAATTAAAGTCGCTTCCTCCAGTATTAATGGCGAAAAGGTTACTGCAAACGCCAATTTAAAGATGAATGGTGAACATATTGCATCTGCTAGCTTAGGAACTGCAGAAGACATAACTGTAAAAACAGCAACAGTGAGCTTTGTAAATGATGCAGTCGCACATGACGTATATGTCTCCGCAAACGGGGATGATGAAACCGGTAACGGTACTCAAGAGAACCCATATGCACATATCTCCAAAGCTTTAACTGTAGTTGAGTCCTTAAATGGTGTAATTCATATAATGACCAATCTCACTAATGTACCGGTCAATTCCATTGACGGTTTCTACAATTTAACCATTATGGGTGAAAATAATGAGATATTCATTAAGAACAGTACATCAGGATTTGTTATGCTTAATTCAGGTTCCTTAAACTTGCTTAACTTGAGATTCACTGAAGCAAATTATCCTACTTACTTTATTTTCACCAGAGCAGGATCCAGCTTGTCTTTAGAAAACTGTAGCTATGAAAATGTATATTATCCAAAAGACGGATATTATCCAGTATTCATTGACAGCTCAAGCGATTTCTTAAGCTTGAAAAATTGTAAAGTAATTAATAATGTATTTAATCTTTCAGATTTATCAAGTGGTGTCATACGTTCAAAATCAAACACCACCTTTGAAGACTGTGTTTTCGCAAATAACTCTTACACAAATAGGAATGGTGCTTTAGGCGGAAACTTCCTCTTATTCTCTAATAATCAGAAGGTCTTCTTGAAAAACTGTATTTTTGATAACAACACTGCAAGATTATTGAATTTCCAATCAACATCTGTAGTGGATAATTGTTCATTCACTGAAAACAATGGAACTTTGATTACTGCAAGTTATCCAATTAATATAACTAATAATAACTTTACTTCAAATGATTTGGTAAGTAGTTTGATTGGTGTTTCAGGCAATGCAGAAATTACAAACAACATAGTTAAAGAAAACACTGCAAGTGCATTTGTATTTGCATCTGGAAGTGCTATAGTCAATATTCATGACAATACTCTCAATTTGGGAGACATGCCATATGTAAACTTAACTGGTAACACTAAAATCACAGGTTCCACATTTACATTGACTGTAAACGATAATGACACTTATGAGATTGAAGGTCTTAACCTTGCGTTCAATGCAAGCTTGGTGGATGCTGATGGCAATATAATTTACGGACCATTGGTATACTTCACCTTAAACGGCAGTGACATAATCTCTGCTAATTTAGTCCCTATTGCAATTGCAAACACTAAATTTGGTGGAGAAGGCGAATTCATTGCATCTGCACGTACTGATGCAATGTATGACTCAAGCGAATGGACTATAAAGACTTCAGTATTCAACATCAAGCAAATCGCTGAGAAAATCATATATGTGGACATTTTAGGAAGCGATGAAACCGGTGACGGTTCTGAAGAAAACCCATATGCAAGCTTGGAAAGAGCAGTTCAAGATGCAGGTGGTCTTAATAATATCATATACATCCAACCTGGCGAATATGATAATATGACTTTAGGCAGCCAATATGTATTAATCGACGATCAGACATTATCCATCATTGGTCTATCCAACGAAGTTGATAAGGTCATTATTAAAAACCTTGATAATACATTTGCAGACATTGCTTATGAATATGGAAAATATTCTAATGACCAATTCACATTGGCAAACATTGAATTTGTTGACTCAAGCTTAAGCACTGATTTAATCAGAACCAATTATGTAAATGCTGTTTTAGTTGAAAATGTTGTCTTTGACAATATAACTGTCTCTAATTTAATAAGAGGGGATTCAACTAATCTTGTATTAATCAATTCAACCATTAATGCAATATCCAGCAGTTGCGTACTCAATACAGAAAACATCACTGTTTTGGATTCAGTAATTAGCAATGCATACGGATACAGAATTTTCACTATAGGTGCTCGTCATGCTGCAGATTTAACAATTTATAACTCTGCATTAATCAATAACTCTTACATAGGTGCCTTGATCTATGAGCAATGGACTTCCACCAAAACTCTTGAAAACAACTGGTGGGGCTATAACACCACTGAAGATGATTTAATGGCTTTCACCAATGTGGAAATTACTAACTGGATCGTAGCAGAAGTAACTCCAAGCAGTGACAGCATCAACATCGGAGACAATGTCCAATTCGACATCCTATTAAAACTCAATGATGGCTCTGAATTAACAGATGTTCTCCCAACCCGTATTGTAACTGCTATTGCAGAAAATACCGAGTTTGATGAGGATGAAGTAGAAATAATAGACAACCAAGCTACTATCACTGGAACCGTAACCGGAACTGGTGACATTACAATAACCATAGACGAACAGGACTTTGTATTCCCTGTCAACGGATATGTTGCATACCTTACTGTAGACAATCTTGCAGTAAATGTGGGAGATCCTATAAACGTATGTGTCCTATTGCAGGATGAGTTCGGACCTCTTGCAGGTGAGCTTGTAACAATATGGGTCAATGAAGTTGAGTATAACGATACCACCAATGATGACGGTATGGCTATCTTTGAAATCGATGGACTTGAAAAAGGAAACTACATTGTTACCGCTTCCTTTGCAGGAGATGAGCTCTATGACGGAACAAGCGCTGTCGGATTGATCATGGTATCAGATGCAATCCTATCCATAGACATTCCAGCTGTTGACTATGGCAGCCCTATCACTATCTATGCAACTGTGGAAGACAGCGAAGGAAACCCATTATCCGGTTTGGTCATTGCCACCCTTGACGGTGTCGACTGCAACATCTATGTGGATGCTGGAGAAGGATCCATCACAATCCCTAACGAGCTCTTTGCTGGCGAATACTTGGTAACCGCTAAGCTCTTAGGTGAAAACAATGCTATGGACACTGCATTGCTTGTTGTAAACCCAATTGAAGCTGAACTTATTGTAAGCATAGACAACATTACCTACAATAATCCTGTTGAAGTAGAATTGTCCTCTGAATATGCACTTGACGGAATTGTCATCCTCACAATCGATGGCGTAGACTATGCAATCGAAATCGAAGATGGCGAAGCCATCGCTCTATTGCCTATCCTGCTTGACTCAAAGGATTATGAAGTGACTGCAAAATTCATTGGCGAAAACTTTGACGTTGAAGACGCTACCACAAGCTTTACAGTTGAAGCGATCGAAACTGCATTGACTCTTGAACTTGAAAACAGCACAATCACCTATGGCGACTTTGCCATAGTCAAGGTCTCACTTGTTGATGAGTTAGGAAATCCTATGGACGGTATTGTCACCCTCACTGTAGGAGATCAAACAGGCTCCCTTGCTGTAGTTAATGGAGAAGGCACTGTTTCTGTTCCATATCTTGCTGCAGGCAACTACACTGTAACAGCCAAATTCGAAGGCTCTGCAAACTTCATTTATGATGAAGACAGCGCAAGCCTTGAAGTCACTGCAGACGACAATGTCCAATTTGATATGGACGTAATCGGAAACAGCCTTGTAATAAGCCTCGTTGATGGCAACGACAACCCAATGGATGCAACCGTAACCGTCACAATCGACGGCGAAAGCCAAGATGTCACTGTTGAAAACGGAATAGGATTTGTCTATGACCTTGAAGCTGGAGACCACACAGTAAGCCTAGACTATGATGGAGATGCAGACCACGCCTCTGCAAGCATGGAAGATGAAGTTACAATACTTCCAGACCCTGTAGTTCCTGTATCTGCAAACGCAACCATCGAATTGGCTGTTGTGGGAGACTATGTTGAAGTCACCTTAAAGGACCTTGACGGCAATCCAATTGCTGGCGCTGATCTTGAAGCTGACTTAAATAACTTCTTACTATCCACAGTCACAACAGACGATGACGGTAAGGCTCTTGTAGACTTGTATGGAGAACCTAACTTCAACTTCACAGTTACTGTAGTCTACACAGATGACTTAGGCTCCAGCGTAAGCGCAAGCCTCAACAACATCTATGTTGAAAACGAAACAACAGTCATCATCTATGAGAATGTCACAGTTCCTGTAACCGCTAACGGATCAATGTCTGTAGAAGCAAGCGAAGATGCAATAACCGCAACACTCACTGACAGCGACGGAAAACCATTAGCAAACGCTACAGTCACCGCTGTAATAGACGGAGTCGAAACCAACTTCACAACCGATGAAAGCGGCAAATTGACTGTACCTATAGATGAAAACTCCACTGTAGAGCTAAGCTACACCGACGACAACGGCGCATCAGTGACCTATACAACCAAAGTGGTCACCAACGAAGTGCCAGTCCCAGTCCCTGTACCTGTCCCTGTAACCGTTAACGGAACCATCGCACTTGCAACCGAAGATGGCAAGTCAATCGTTGCAACACTCACAGACAGCGACGGAAAAGCAATAGCAGACGCAGAACTAACCATCAGCGTAAACGGACAAGAATCCACAGTAAAAACCGACGCAAACGGTAAGGCAACAGTAGACGTAGAAGGCAACACAACAGTTGTAGCCACCTACAAGGATGCAAACAACCTCACCGCAACCGGATACATGAACCTAGTGGTCATAGTAAACGAAACAATAATCAACGAAACCATAATAGTAATCCCTAACAGAACAGAAACTGTAATCGATTACCAAAACATGACCACAACCGTAGTCGCAAGCGCTGACGGAAGAATAGGCGAATACTTCACAGTAGTCTTAAGAGACGACAAAGGAAACGCATTAGCAGACAAGCCAATCAAGATAGGATTCAACGGAAGAGTATACGACCGTGTAACAGATGAAAACGGTAGCGCAAAACTCCAAATCAACCTAGGATACAAAGGAACATACACCTTTGCAATAGGATTCCTCGGAGACGACAACTACACCGGAGCATTCGAAGTGGCAAAGATCACAGTCAATCTACAGACTCCAAAACTAAGCACTTCATCTAAAACCTATAAGGCAAGCGCTAAGACAAAAGCCTTAACTGCAACCCTTAAGACAGTAAACGGAAACGGAATAAGCAACAAGAAAATAAGCTTCACCGTAAACGGAAAAACCTACAGCGGAACAACCAACGACAAGGGAGTCGCTACTGTAAAGGTAAGCCTTTCCACAAAAGGAACCTACAGCTTCACAGCCAAATTCGCAGGCGACGACCAATTCGCTAAAGTGACTGCAAACGGAAAATTAACAATAAAATAG